A stretch of the Mycobacteroides immunogenum genome encodes the following:
- a CDS encoding 4-hydroxy-3-methylbut-2-enyl diphosphate reductase, producing MAAVDMGTPGMVSAVVGPATSKRVLLAEPRGYCAGVDRAVETVERALEKHGAPVYVRHEIVHNRYVVDTLAKAGAIFVDETDQVPEGAIVVFSAHGVAPTVHVDAAARNLKTIDATCPLVTKVHQEAKRFARDDFDILLIGHEGHEEVIGTAGEAPDHVQLVDGPNAVDNVTVRDENKVIWLSQTTLSVDETMETVQRLRERFPTLQDPPSDDICYATQNRQVAVKAMAPECELVIVVGSRNSSNSVRLVEVALGAGSNASYLVDYAEDIDPAWLEGVTTVGVTSGASVPEVLVRGVLERLAEHGYGEVQPVTTANETLVFSLPRELRAARH from the coding sequence ATGGCTGCAGTCGATATGGGCACTCCGGGGATGGTGAGCGCCGTCGTCGGCCCGGCGACGAGCAAGCGCGTGCTGCTGGCTGAGCCGCGCGGCTACTGCGCGGGCGTCGATCGTGCCGTCGAGACGGTGGAGCGCGCCCTGGAGAAACATGGTGCTCCCGTCTACGTGCGTCACGAGATTGTGCACAACCGCTATGTGGTGGACACGCTGGCCAAGGCGGGCGCGATCTTCGTCGACGAGACCGATCAGGTGCCCGAGGGCGCGATCGTGGTGTTCTCCGCTCATGGAGTGGCGCCGACCGTGCACGTGGATGCCGCGGCGCGCAATCTGAAGACCATCGACGCCACCTGCCCGCTGGTCACCAAGGTGCACCAGGAAGCCAAGCGGTTCGCGCGCGACGACTTCGACATTCTGCTCATCGGTCACGAGGGCCATGAGGAAGTGATCGGTACCGCCGGCGAGGCCCCCGACCACGTGCAGTTGGTCGACGGCCCCAACGCGGTGGACAACGTCACGGTGCGTGATGAGAACAAGGTCATCTGGCTGTCTCAGACGACGCTGAGCGTCGACGAGACCATGGAGACTGTGCAGCGCCTGCGCGAGCGTTTCCCGACGCTGCAGGACCCGCCCAGCGACGACATCTGCTACGCCACCCAGAACCGTCAGGTCGCGGTCAAGGCGATGGCCCCCGAATGCGAGCTGGTGATTGTCGTCGGTTCGCGCAACTCGTCGAACTCGGTGCGGTTGGTGGAAGTGGCGCTGGGTGCGGGTTCGAATGCGTCGTACCTGGTCGACTACGCCGAGGACATCGATCCGGCCTGGCTTGAGGGCGTGACCACGGTCGGTGTCACCTCGGGGGCTTCCGTGCCGGAGGTGCTGGTGCGCGGCGTGCTGGAGCGGCTCGCGGAGCACGGCTACGGCGAAGTGCAGCCGGTCACGACAGCCAACGAAACTCTGGTGTTCTCGCTGCCGCGTGAACTGCGGGCAGCACGCCACTAA
- a CDS encoding DUF6542 domain-containing protein gives MTGQRARSSVEADHRSAHPDIPGVPWWGAILIAVAGTLLGFALDAMTNGEKLTGAFAGCYAAGCVVAVLAVRYASIFTAVVQPPLILFASIPTAYLIMSQAPLAGGKSTAITIGYPLIERFPLMISTALGVLIIGVVRWYWGIFSSKPVREKAAKPAKPKATKAAKPRASARTRVQTLADTETDSTSKAGATATRSRRPRADEAAARTRHGRHESPARRRPIHDSEPVARRTSSLGTPWEDERPMRTERRPARRLRDEYEYDEYGYEERPRYREPRATEAPREPHRPAVRYRDERPPVPPRRRTDRYDAWDYDR, from the coding sequence GTGACAGGTCAACGCGCCCGCTCATCGGTGGAAGCCGATCACCGGTCGGCACATCCCGATATCCCGGGCGTGCCGTGGTGGGGTGCCATCCTGATAGCAGTTGCCGGAACCCTGCTCGGTTTCGCACTTGACGCGATGACCAATGGTGAGAAGCTGACCGGCGCATTCGCTGGCTGCTATGCGGCGGGATGCGTCGTGGCAGTCCTCGCGGTCCGCTACGCATCGATCTTCACCGCCGTCGTACAACCGCCGCTGATCCTCTTCGCGAGCATTCCGACGGCCTACCTGATCATGTCGCAGGCGCCCCTTGCCGGCGGAAAGTCGACGGCCATCACCATCGGATACCCCCTGATCGAACGATTCCCACTGATGATCAGCACCGCGCTGGGTGTGCTGATCATCGGAGTGGTGCGCTGGTACTGGGGAATCTTCAGCAGCAAGCCGGTTCGGGAGAAAGCAGCCAAACCCGCCAAACCGAAGGCCACCAAGGCGGCCAAACCGAGGGCATCCGCACGGACCCGGGTACAGACGCTGGCCGACACCGAAACCGACTCCACCAGCAAGGCCGGCGCAACGGCCACCCGCAGCCGACGCCCCCGGGCCGACGAAGCCGCCGCACGCACCCGACACGGACGGCACGAGTCCCCCGCACGGCGTCGCCCCATCCATGATTCCGAGCCCGTCGCGCGACGCACGTCGTCGCTGGGCACCCCATGGGAGGACGAGCGTCCGATGCGCACGGAACGCCGTCCCGCGCGCCGACTCCGCGACGAATACGAATATGACGAGTACGGCTATGAGGAGCGGCCGCGCTACCGGGAGCCGCGTGCCACCGAGGCCCCGCGCGAACCGCACCGGCCGGCCGTCAGATATCGGGACGAGCGTCCCCCGGTCCCGCCGCGGCGCCGCACGGACCGCTACGACGCCTGGGACTACGACCGCTAG
- a CDS encoding YbdD/YjiX family protein, whose amino-acid sequence MKAIKGLVWWFTSVMGDHDYRRYVEHLRRRHPAAPVPTEAEFWRARYADADANPSARCC is encoded by the coding sequence ATGAAGGCGATCAAAGGGCTGGTGTGGTGGTTCACCTCGGTCATGGGCGACCACGACTACCGGCGCTACGTGGAACATCTGCGGCGCCGCCACCCGGCCGCTCCGGTGCCCACCGAAGCGGAATTTTGGCGCGCGCGGTACGCCGACGCAGACGCCAATCCGTCGGCTCGCTGCTGCTGA
- the xseA gene encoding exodeoxyribonuclease VII large subunit, which translates to MADPGTSPENPWPVRAVATRVAKWIDRLGQVWVEGQLTQIDIRPGSRTVFMVLRDPAADMSLTVTCPPDMVRNAPVKLTEGTQVVVCGKPTFYTGRGSFSLRLSEIRAVGIGELLARIERLRQLLAAEGLFDARLKRPVPFLPSRIGLITGRASAAEHDVTSVAAARWPAVQFEVRNTPVQGPHAVAEIVAALRELDADPAVDVIVLARGGGSVEDLLPFSDETLCREISACRTPVVSAVGHEPDNPLSDLVADLRAATPTDAAKKLVPDAAAEQALILDLRRRSAHALRNWVQREERGLDQVRSRPVLADPLRMVTVRQDEIDGARSALRRDVRRLVDMESQRIEHLAARLTTLGPAATLARGYSVTQRVRDDGTVEVLRTVADAPAGATLRIRVSDGAVTATVTGEDS; encoded by the coding sequence GTGGCTGATCCCGGAACCAGCCCCGAGAACCCCTGGCCGGTCCGGGCTGTCGCTACCCGTGTCGCCAAGTGGATCGATCGGCTGGGGCAGGTGTGGGTCGAAGGTCAGCTGACACAGATCGACATCCGCCCCGGCAGCAGAACGGTATTCATGGTGCTGCGTGACCCTGCCGCCGACATGTCGCTGACCGTGACGTGCCCGCCGGATATGGTGCGCAACGCCCCCGTGAAGCTCACCGAGGGCACTCAGGTGGTGGTGTGCGGCAAACCCACCTTCTACACGGGCCGTGGATCTTTCTCGTTGCGGCTCAGCGAGATTCGCGCCGTCGGCATCGGTGAACTGCTGGCCCGCATCGAACGGCTACGCCAGCTGCTGGCCGCCGAGGGACTGTTCGACGCGCGGCTGAAACGCCCCGTCCCGTTCCTGCCGTCGCGCATCGGTCTTATCACCGGCCGGGCCAGTGCCGCCGAACACGATGTGACCTCGGTGGCCGCCGCGCGTTGGCCCGCAGTGCAATTTGAGGTGCGCAACACTCCGGTGCAAGGCCCGCACGCGGTGGCGGAAATCGTCGCCGCGCTCAGAGAGCTCGATGCCGACCCCGCCGTGGACGTGATCGTGCTGGCCCGCGGCGGCGGCAGCGTGGAGGACCTGCTGCCGTTTTCCGATGAGACCTTGTGCCGCGAGATTTCGGCCTGCCGCACCCCGGTGGTAAGCGCCGTTGGCCACGAACCGGACAACCCGCTCTCCGATCTGGTGGCGGACCTGCGTGCGGCGACGCCCACCGACGCGGCCAAGAAGCTGGTGCCCGACGCCGCGGCCGAGCAGGCGTTGATCCTGGATCTGCGGCGGCGTTCGGCGCACGCACTGCGCAACTGGGTGCAGCGCGAAGAGCGCGGGCTGGATCAGGTGCGCAGCCGGCCGGTACTGGCCGATCCGCTGCGGATGGTGACCGTACGGCAGGACGAAATCGACGGCGCCCGAAGCGCTTTACGCCGCGATGTGCGGCGGCTCGTGGACATGGAGTCGCAACGGATCGAGCATCTGGCTGCCCGGCTGACCACGTTGGGCCCGGCAGCCACCCTGGCTCGCGGATACTCGGTGACGCAACGAGTGCGCGACGATGGCACCGTGGAGGTGCTGCGCACAGTGGCCGACGCACCCGCCGGGGCAACGCTACGAATAAGAGTTTCGGACGGCGCCGTGACCGCAACCGTGACAGGAGAGGATTCATGA
- a CDS encoding alanine racemase encodes MSLDGLDTPFLAVDLAVMDRNIERLAGRLRGTGIQLRPHAKSHKCVEIAQRQIDSGAIGLTVATIGEAEVFAEAGFTDLFIAYPLWVTAPKARRLRQVATRTALRLAVDSAVGAQQLAEHLGDLPFTVVVEIDSGHHRTGVTPEEAGAVAAAARAAGLNVVGVFTFPGHGYTPGQRAEVAAQESRALDAAAKSLHAQGIEPSVRSGGSTPTVGAADSTVLTEVRPGVYPFNDAQQFELDVCTLDDIALSAITTVVHARGRTAIVDAGSKILGADRPGWATGFGRVIDAPDARIVALSEHHATVEFPGAAPSPGTRLRIAPNHLCNAVNLVDSLVIDTAGGPYHWAVAARGANT; translated from the coding sequence GTGTCACTGGACGGGCTCGACACTCCTTTCCTGGCCGTCGATCTGGCGGTGATGGACCGCAATATCGAACGACTGGCCGGGCGCCTGCGCGGCACCGGCATCCAGCTGCGGCCACATGCCAAGAGCCACAAGTGCGTCGAGATCGCTCAGCGCCAGATCGACAGTGGTGCGATCGGCCTGACCGTCGCCACGATCGGCGAGGCTGAGGTCTTCGCCGAAGCGGGATTCACCGACCTCTTCATCGCCTACCCGCTGTGGGTCACCGCGCCGAAAGCACGGCGGCTACGCCAGGTCGCCACCCGCACGGCGTTGCGGTTGGCGGTGGATTCCGCCGTCGGTGCCCAGCAGCTGGCCGAGCACCTTGGCGATCTACCCTTTACCGTTGTCGTCGAGATCGATTCCGGACATCACCGCACCGGGGTCACCCCAGAAGAGGCCGGCGCGGTTGCGGCAGCAGCGCGAGCGGCCGGGCTGAACGTTGTGGGTGTCTTCACCTTCCCTGGCCACGGCTACACGCCCGGACAACGCGCCGAGGTCGCCGCGCAGGAATCGCGTGCACTCGACGCGGCTGCCAAAAGCCTGCACGCACAAGGGATCGAACCGTCGGTACGCAGCGGCGGCTCCACCCCCACCGTCGGCGCCGCAGACTCCACCGTGCTCACCGAGGTGCGGCCCGGCGTCTACCCCTTCAACGACGCGCAGCAGTTCGAGTTGGATGTCTGCACGCTCGATGACATCGCATTGTCCGCCATCACCACCGTCGTACACGCTCGCGGCCGGACCGCGATCGTGGACGCGGGCAGCAAGATCCTGGGCGCGGACCGCCCCGGATGGGCCACCGGTTTTGGGCGCGTGATCGACGCGCCGGACGCCCGCATCGTCGCGCTGTCCGAACATCATGCGACCGTCGAGTTCCCTGGCGCCGCACCATCTCCCGGCACCCGTCTACGCATCGCCCCGAATCACCTGTGCAACGCCGTCAATCTGGTCGACTCACTGGTGATCGACACAGCGGGCGGCCCATATCACTGGGCGGTGGCGGCACGGGGCGCCAACACGTAA
- a CDS encoding class II fumarate hydratase has protein sequence MSEQQYRIEHDTMGEVRVPVEALWRAQTQRAVENFPISGRGLERTQIRALGLLKGACAQVNKDLGLLAPEKADAIIAAAQEIADGKHDDQFPIDVFQTGSGTSSNMNANEVIASIAANNGVTVHPNDDVNMSQSSNDTFPTATHLAATEAAARDLIPALEYLHQALATKAKAWKTVVKSGRTHLMDAVPVTLGQEFGGYARQIEAGVERVKATLPRLGELPIGGTAVGTGLNAPDGFGAKVVEVLKQSTGLSELKTATDSFEAQAARDGLVEASGALKTIAASLTKIANDIRWMGSGPLTGLGEIQLPDLQPGSSIMPGKVNPVLPEAVTQVAAQVIGNDAAITVGGLSGAFELNVYIPVMARNLLESFTLLANVSRLFVDKCVDGLVANEEHLKTLAESSPSIVTPLNSAIGYEEAAAVAKEALKQRKTIRQTVIDRGLIGDKLSVEELDKRLDVLAMAKVKD, from the coding sequence TTGTCTGAACAGCAGTACCGCATCGAGCACGACACCATGGGCGAGGTCCGGGTACCCGTGGAAGCACTGTGGCGCGCGCAGACTCAGCGCGCGGTCGAGAATTTCCCCATCTCGGGACGCGGCCTGGAGCGCACCCAGATCCGCGCCCTCGGGCTCCTGAAGGGCGCCTGCGCACAGGTCAACAAGGACCTGGGCCTGCTGGCTCCGGAGAAGGCCGACGCGATTATCGCAGCGGCACAAGAGATTGCCGACGGCAAGCACGACGATCAGTTCCCCATTGACGTCTTCCAGACCGGCTCGGGCACCAGCTCGAACATGAACGCCAACGAGGTCATCGCCTCGATCGCCGCGAACAACGGCGTGACAGTGCACCCGAACGACGACGTGAACATGTCGCAGTCGTCCAACGACACCTTCCCGACGGCCACCCACCTGGCCGCGACGGAAGCCGCTGCACGCGACCTGATCCCGGCGCTGGAGTACCTGCACCAGGCGCTGGCCACCAAGGCCAAGGCCTGGAAGACCGTGGTGAAGTCCGGCCGCACCCACCTGATGGACGCGGTGCCGGTGACCCTGGGCCAGGAGTTCGGCGGCTACGCCCGCCAGATCGAGGCCGGCGTCGAGCGCGTCAAGGCGACACTGCCCCGCCTGGGCGAGCTGCCGATCGGTGGCACCGCGGTGGGCACCGGCCTGAACGCCCCCGACGGCTTCGGCGCGAAAGTTGTTGAGGTGCTCAAGCAGTCGACGGGCCTGTCGGAGCTGAAGACGGCCACCGACTCGTTCGAGGCGCAGGCCGCCCGCGACGGGCTGGTCGAGGCGTCCGGTGCGCTGAAGACCATCGCGGCGTCGCTGACCAAGATCGCCAATGACATTCGCTGGATGGGATCCGGCCCGCTGACCGGCCTGGGCGAGATCCAGCTTCCCGACCTGCAGCCCGGCAGCTCGATCATGCCCGGCAAGGTGAACCCGGTGCTGCCCGAGGCCGTGACCCAGGTCGCGGCGCAGGTCATCGGCAACGACGCGGCGATCACCGTGGGTGGCCTGTCCGGCGCCTTCGAGCTCAACGTGTACATCCCGGTCATGGCGCGCAACCTGCTGGAGTCGTTCACGCTGCTGGCCAACGTGTCTCGTCTCTTCGTCGACAAGTGCGTCGACGGCCTGGTCGCCAACGAGGAGCACCTGAAGACGCTGGCGGAGTCCTCGCCGTCGATCGTCACCCCGCTGAACTCGGCCATCGGTTACGAGGAAGCGGCGGCGGTCGCGAAGGAAGCCCTCAAGCAGCGCAAGACCATCCGTCAGACGGTCATCGATCGCGGCCTCATCGGCGACAAGCTGAGCGTCGAGGAGCTGGACAAGCGCCTGGACGTACTCGCCATGGCGAAGGTGAAAGATTAA
- the glpX gene encoding class II fructose-bisphosphatase, translating into MTPSRREAPDRNLALELVRVTEAGAMAAGRWVGRGEKEKGDGAAVDAMRELVNSVSMRGVVVIGEGEKDNAPMLYNGEEVGNGDGPDCDFAVDPVDGTTLMSKGMPNAISVLAVSERGAMFDPSAVFYMEKIAVGPDAADVIDISAPVSENIKRVAKVRNCSVSDITVCILDRPRHGELIQKVRETGARIRLISDGDVAGAISTARPNSGTDMLLGIGGTPEGIIAAAAMRCMGGAIHGKLAPRDDEERQKAIDAGYDLDQILTTEDLVSGENVFFCATGVTDGDLLQGVRYFGGGCTTQSIVMRSKSGTVRMIEAYHRLTKLREYSAVDFTGDDGATHPLP; encoded by the coding sequence ATGACCCCGTCGCGCAGAGAAGCCCCTGACCGCAACCTGGCGTTAGAGCTGGTCAGAGTGACCGAAGCGGGTGCCATGGCCGCGGGCCGCTGGGTCGGCCGCGGCGAGAAGGAAAAGGGCGACGGTGCCGCCGTCGATGCCATGCGTGAGCTGGTCAATTCCGTGTCCATGCGCGGCGTGGTGGTCATCGGCGAGGGCGAGAAGGACAACGCCCCGATGCTCTACAACGGCGAGGAAGTGGGCAACGGCGACGGCCCGGATTGCGATTTCGCGGTGGACCCGGTGGACGGCACCACGCTGATGAGCAAGGGCATGCCCAATGCCATCTCTGTGCTCGCTGTTTCCGAGCGTGGCGCCATGTTCGATCCGTCCGCCGTGTTCTACATGGAGAAGATCGCCGTCGGCCCCGACGCCGCCGATGTCATCGACATCAGCGCTCCCGTCTCGGAGAACATCAAGCGCGTCGCCAAGGTGCGCAACTGTTCTGTCTCCGACATCACAGTCTGCATCTTGGACCGGCCCCGTCACGGCGAACTGATCCAGAAGGTCCGCGAAACCGGCGCCCGCATCCGCCTCATCTCCGACGGCGACGTGGCCGGTGCCATCTCCACGGCCCGCCCCAACTCGGGCACCGACATGCTGCTGGGTATCGGCGGCACCCCCGAGGGCATCATCGCCGCGGCCGCCATGCGCTGCATGGGTGGTGCCATCCACGGCAAGCTTGCCCCGCGTGATGACGAGGAACGCCAGAAGGCCATCGACGCCGGCTACGACCTCGATCAGATCCTCACCACCGAAGACCTGGTTTCCGGCGAGAACGTGTTCTTCTGCGCGACCGGCGTCACCGATGGTGATCTGCTGCAGGGTGTCCGGTACTTCGGCGGCGGGTGCACCACGCAGTCGATCGTGATGCGCTCCAAGTCCGGCACCGTCCGGATGATCGAGGCCTACCACCGCCTCACCAAACTCCGCGAATACTCCGCGGTCGACTTCACCGGCGACGACGGCGCCACTCATCCTCTCCCCTGA
- a CDS encoding DUF4245 domain-containing protein, protein MPAPRPAKPRLFQDGRDMFWSMAPLVLVCIVLAGVLGMCSFTPSGPTAGAPPSYDAHAALQADARQFSFPIREPSLPEGWRANSGGRDSVDGVPLSRVGYLSPSGAYMAVLQSGAPEERLVPKVNTSLVPRGPEDVDGVRWVAYEGDEGVEPLWVTRLGNTVTVGVTGAGDAEAFRTVARAVQTATPLPR, encoded by the coding sequence GTGCCCGCACCCAGGCCGGCCAAGCCGCGCCTGTTTCAGGACGGCCGCGACATGTTCTGGTCGATGGCGCCGCTCGTGCTGGTGTGCATCGTGCTGGCTGGGGTGCTGGGCATGTGCTCGTTCACGCCCAGCGGGCCGACCGCCGGTGCGCCGCCCTCCTATGACGCGCACGCCGCGTTGCAGGCCGATGCCCGGCAGTTCTCGTTCCCGATCCGCGAACCGTCGCTGCCCGAGGGGTGGCGTGCCAACTCCGGTGGCCGCGACAGCGTTGACGGAGTACCGCTCTCGAGGGTCGGGTACCTGAGCCCGTCGGGTGCGTACATGGCGGTCCTGCAAAGCGGTGCGCCCGAGGAGAGACTCGTGCCGAAGGTGAACACCTCGCTGGTGCCGCGCGGGCCGGAGGATGTCGACGGCGTGCGCTGGGTGGCGTACGAGGGCGATGAAGGTGTCGAGCCACTGTGGGTTACCCGGCTGGGCAACACGGTGACGGTAGGTGTCACCGGGGCCGGGGATGCCGAGGCCTTCCGGACCGTCGCGCGTGCGGTGCAGACCGCTACGCCGCTGCCGCGCTAG
- a CDS encoding lipid droplet-associated protein: MIRPPFGVRLILGVAATVLEETRKLPQAVLTYPMTAASQAVQNFMRFQQTVTELAIKGDETWENIFPPTEEQPEWATFDEDLDELDAAEPDETQATAVYEDAAERMTQGRFALYSSEPAAPETETAPAAQPEPAAPRKAPAKKAAAKKAPAPAAASPDSNAPDVVTELGYHDLTLAQLRARLQSLSVTELEALLAYEDAHKARAPYQTLLANRITRAAARG, from the coding sequence ATGATTCGTCCCCCGTTCGGTGTCCGGTTGATTCTTGGGGTCGCCGCGACCGTTCTCGAAGAGACCCGCAAGCTGCCGCAGGCGGTGCTGACCTATCCGATGACGGCGGCCAGCCAGGCCGTGCAGAACTTCATGCGGTTCCAGCAGACGGTCACCGAACTGGCCATCAAGGGCGACGAGACCTGGGAAAACATCTTTCCCCCCACCGAAGAGCAACCGGAGTGGGCGACGTTCGACGAGGACCTCGACGAGCTCGACGCCGCCGAGCCCGATGAGACACAGGCCACCGCCGTCTACGAGGACGCCGCCGAGCGGATGACGCAAGGACGGTTTGCCCTGTACTCGTCGGAGCCGGCCGCGCCCGAAACCGAGACAGCACCGGCCGCCCAGCCCGAACCGGCCGCGCCGCGCAAGGCTCCGGCGAAGAAGGCCGCCGCCAAGAAAGCCCCCGCGCCCGCCGCTGCTTCCCCCGATTCGAACGCTCCCGACGTGGTCACCGAGCTCGGCTACCACGACCTGACACTGGCCCAGCTGCGGGCGCGGCTGCAGTCGCTGTCCGTGACCGAGCTCGAGGCGCTGCTGGCCTACGAAGACGCCCACAAGGCCCGGGCGCCGTACCAGACCTTGCTTGCGAACAGGATCACCCGCGCCGCTGCCCGTGGCTGA
- a CDS encoding carbon starvation CstA family protein, with product MASDAPQVLTPPPHVELLRTDPDLPPVGVIDNRAPSPTARVVLLLVALLGAFAWTMIALLRGEHVNAVWFVVAAICTYLIAYRFYAKLIERKLVRPRDDRATPAEALDNGKDFIPTDRRVLFGHHFAAIAGAGPLVGPVLAAQMGYLPGIIWIVVGVVLAGAVQDYLVLVVSTRRGGRSLGQMARDEMGTVGGVAAMVAIFVIMIILIAVLGLVVVNALGESSWGVFSIAMTIPIALFMGVYLRYLRPGKVSEVTVIGVALLLTAIISGRWVSESGWGETLFSLDKTTIAWLMMFYGFAASVLPVWLLLAPRDYLSTFMKVGTIAMLAVGILIARPVAQLPAVSEFAFNSAGPAFAGSLFPFLFITIACGALSGFHSLISSGTTPKLLEKESQARFIGYGGMLTESFVAVMALVTAAILNQHLYFAINAPTAATGGTAETAAAYVNSLPLTGPNITGDQLTQTARDIGESSIVSRTGGAPTLAIGISHVMSDVFGGSGFKAFWYHFAIMFEALFILTTVDAGTRVARFMLSDSLGNLGGPLRRFKDASWRIGAWVCSAIVVGGWGSILLMGVTDPLGGINTLFPLFGIANQLLAALALTVVTTIVVKQGLYTWAWIPALPLGWDLIVTMTASWQKLFSADPAVGYWKQHQIYAAARDAGLTSFKTAKTPEAMDAVIRNTFVQGTLSAVFASLVLIVVAAGAWTCVRAIRSGGLPTSEDSAEPSRIFAPSGFLPTDVEKDVEKQWSAHQLAEART from the coding sequence ATGGCCTCAGACGCGCCGCAAGTCCTAACTCCCCCGCCCCACGTCGAGCTGCTGCGGACCGATCCTGACCTTCCACCCGTCGGCGTGATCGACAACCGGGCACCGTCCCCCACCGCTCGGGTGGTGCTGCTGCTGGTGGCGCTGCTCGGCGCTTTCGCCTGGACGATGATCGCGCTACTGCGCGGCGAACACGTCAACGCGGTCTGGTTCGTCGTCGCGGCCATCTGCACCTACCTGATCGCCTACCGCTTCTACGCCAAGCTGATTGAACGCAAGCTGGTTCGGCCGCGCGATGACCGCGCCACTCCCGCCGAGGCGCTGGACAATGGCAAGGACTTCATCCCCACCGACCGGCGGGTGCTCTTCGGACACCACTTTGCCGCCATCGCCGGGGCCGGTCCCCTGGTGGGACCGGTACTGGCCGCGCAGATGGGCTATCTGCCCGGAATCATCTGGATCGTCGTGGGTGTGGTGCTGGCCGGGGCCGTGCAGGACTACCTGGTGCTGGTGGTCTCCACCCGCCGCGGCGGCCGCAGCCTCGGCCAGATGGCCCGCGACGAGATGGGCACCGTCGGCGGCGTCGCGGCGATGGTCGCGATCTTCGTCATCATGATCATCCTCATCGCGGTGCTCGGGCTAGTCGTCGTCAACGCCCTCGGCGAAAGTTCATGGGGCGTGTTCTCCATCGCGATGACCATCCCGATCGCGCTCTTCATGGGCGTGTACCTGCGTTACCTGCGGCCGGGCAAGGTCAGCGAGGTCACCGTCATCGGAGTGGCGCTCCTGCTCACCGCCATCATCTCCGGCCGCTGGGTTTCCGAATCGGGCTGGGGCGAAACATTGTTCAGCCTGGACAAGACCACCATCGCCTGGCTGATGATGTTCTACGGGTTCGCCGCCTCGGTGCTGCCGGTGTGGCTACTGCTCGCTCCCCGCGACTACCTGTCGACCTTCATGAAGGTCGGCACCATCGCGATGCTGGCAGTGGGGATCCTGATCGCGCGACCGGTCGCACAGCTTCCCGCGGTCAGCGAATTCGCGTTCAACAGCGCGGGACCGGCCTTCGCCGGATCGCTGTTCCCGTTCCTGTTCATCACCATCGCCTGCGGAGCGCTCTCCGGTTTCCATTCGCTGATCTCCTCGGGCACCACGCCCAAACTGCTGGAAAAGGAAAGCCAGGCCCGCTTCATCGGCTACGGCGGCATGCTCACCGAGTCGTTCGTGGCCGTGATGGCCCTGGTCACCGCGGCAATCCTCAACCAGCACTTGTACTTCGCCATCAACGCGCCCACCGCGGCCACCGGTGGCACCGCCGAAACCGCGGCCGCCTACGTCAACAGCCTGCCCCTGACCGGTCCGAACATCACCGGCGACCAGCTGACCCAAACCGCCCGCGACATCGGTGAAAGTTCCATCGTTTCGCGCACCGGCGGTGCCCCCACTCTCGCCATCGGCATCTCGCACGTCATGTCCGATGTGTTCGGCGGCAGTGGCTTCAAGGCCTTCTGGTACCACTTCGCGATCATGTTCGAGGCGCTGTTCATCCTCACCACGGTCGACGCCGGCACCCGGGTCGCGCGTTTCATGCTGTCCGACTCCCTGGGCAACCTCGGTGGTCCGCTGCGCCGCTTCAAGGACGCCTCCTGGCGGATCGGCGCCTGGGTCTGCTCGGCGATCGTCGTCGGCGGCTGGGGCTCGATCCTGCTCATGGGTGTCACCGATCCCCTCGGCGGCATCAACACCCTGTTCCCGTTGTTCGGCATCGCCAACCAGCTGCTGGCCGCCCTGGCCCTGACCGTGGTGACGACGATCGTCGTCAAACAGGGCCTCTACACATGGGCATGGATCCCGGCCCTCCCGCTGGGCTGGGACCTGATCGTCACCATGACGGCCTCCTGGCAGAAACTCTTCTCCGCGGACCCGGCCGTCGGCTACTGGAAGCAACACCAGATCTACGCGGCCGCCCGGGACGCGGGCCTGACGAGTTTCAAGACCGCCAAGACCCCCGAGGCCATGGACGCCGTGATTCGCAACACGTTTGTCCAAGGGACACTGTCGGCTGTCTTCGCCTCACTGGTGCTCATCGTCGTCGCGGCCGGAGCCTGGACGTGCGTGCGCGCGATCCGGTCCGGAGGTCTACCCACCAGTGAGGATTCGGCAGAGCCCTCAAGAATCTTCGCGCCCAGCGGCTTCCTGCCCACCGATGTGGAGAAGGACGTCGAAAAACAATGGTCAGCGCACCAACTCGCCGAGGCCCGGACATGA
- a CDS encoding exodeoxyribonuclease VII small subunit: MTESGKPVGELGYEEARGELIEVVQQLEQGGLDLDTSLALWERGEALAKRCEEHLAGARKRIEDALDSD; this comes from the coding sequence ATGACGGAATCCGGGAAGCCCGTGGGCGAACTGGGATACGAAGAAGCGCGCGGCGAGTTGATCGAAGTTGTGCAGCAGCTCGAACAGGGCGGCCTGGATCTGGATACCTCACTGGCGCTTTGGGAACGCGGCGAGGCGCTGGCCAAGCGCTGCGAGGAACACCTCGCTGGGGCACGCAAGCGCATCGAAGACGCGCTGGATTCCGACTAG